One region of Quercus lobata isolate SW786 chromosome 2, ValleyOak3.0 Primary Assembly, whole genome shotgun sequence genomic DNA includes:
- the LOC115976748 gene encoding putative F-box protein At4g17565 isoform X1, which yields MDTHYLGPNKVVSMDRSLFRNLLFDDSDEDEIIRQILKDSTSPCKRRWYIERDCLASHKRLYFERGLHLDTSMAQRGRSDMNLKGSRSKKKKMVDNSNWRPWSELPVGLLDQITKSLGAVGHLMFGCVCRRWRLYAVAHRQEFMISQPPLVVFLSDHAQRACYFYDIFDQRLYKATLPNLVGKSISGLTCGYMIMKDKKERKDSPIWLLNPFTRHELRFPCPPKPYSAIILASLGTPSQEFIIVAINQFIQFCRSTDVSWTVHDLNDTFFSSSTDCSGQRWFEDGVVFKGKIYVLTNLGEIGVLNLNSHPYVTLLEVKRIGDWSSRMKLLAFDDKLLMIHRFDSFLWTFEVYELNFAKMKWVKMQNLKDEALFLSLKTSGYSNVTKWSGSQQPMNCIYNLLVVKYEYTLQFLDGNFSNFPKSFPLLKEECDTCFALELEVPRCRISLPGANFNTLSWYFPNLSCNVDALSDNYLTS from the exons ATGGATACCCATTACCTAGGCCCAAATAAG GTTGTCTCTATGGATCGCTCTCTTTTTCGCAATTTGCTTTTTGATGACTCAGATGAGGATGAGATAATAAGGCAAATTCTTAAGGATTCAACATCACCATGTAAACGTCGTTGGTATATCGAACGTGATTGTTTGGCAAGCCATAAAAGACTTTATTTCGAACGTGGATTGCATCTAGATACAA GCATGGCGCAGCGAGGGCGCAGTGACATGAATCTCAAGGGTTCTAgaagtaagaagaaaaaaatggttgACAATAGTAATTGGAGGCCATGGTCAGAGCTCCCTGTGGGTTTGCTTGATCAGATAACGAAGTCACTAGGTGCTGTAGGCCATCTAATGTTTGGCTGCGTCTGCAGAAGATGGAGGTTGTATGCTGTAGCACACAGGCAAGAGTTTATGATATCCCAACCTCCACTCGTTGTCTTCTTATCAGATCACGCTCAGAGAGCTTGTTACTTCTATGACATCTTTGATCAAAGGTTGTACAAGGCAACATTGCCTAACCTTGTTGGCAAATCAATTTCTGGGTTAACTTGTGGGTACATGATCatgaaagataagaaagaaaggaaagattCTCCAATTTGGCTTCTGAATCCTTTTACAAGACATGAACTCCGTTTTCCTTGCCCTCCTAAGCCTTATTCTGCTATCATCCTTGCATCTTTAGGTACACCTTCCCAGGAGTTCATTATTGTAGCTATTAACcaatttatacaattttgtaGATCCACAGATGTCAGTTGGACTGTCCATGATTTGAATGACACTTTTTTTAGCAGTTCTACAGACTGTTCTGGGCAACGATGGTTTGAAGATGGAGTTGTGTTCAAGGGTAAGATATACGTTTTAACTAATCTTGGTGAAATTGGGGTACTAAACCTGAATTCTCATCCTTATGTGACCCTGCTGGAAGTAAAACGCATTGGAGATTGGAGTTCTAGAATGAAGTTGCTTGCTTTTGATGACAAGCTCTTAATGATTCATAGATTTGACTCATTTCTGTGGACATTTGAAGTTTATGAGCTAAATTTTGCGAAGATGAAATGGGTGAAGATGCAAAACTTGAAAGATGAAGCTTTGTTTCTAAGTCTTAAGACCTCAGGATATAGCAACGTAACCAAATGGAGTGGTAGCCAACAACCTATGAATTGCATTTACAATCTTTTAGTGGTAAAATACGAATACACCTTACAATTCTTGGATGGTAATTTCTCAAACTTTCCCAAATCTTTCCCCCTCCTGAAAGAAGAATGTGATACTTGCTTTGCATTAGAGTTAGAAGTTCCAAGGTGCAGAATATCTCTCCCAGGTGCTAACTTTAATACTTTATCCTGGTATTTTCCAAATCTGTCTTGCAACGTGGACGCTCTCTCTGATAACTACTTAACTAGTTAA
- the LOC115976748 gene encoding putative F-box protein At4g17565 isoform X2 — translation MDRSLFRNLLFDDSDEDEIIRQILKDSTSPCKRRWYIERDCLASHKRLYFERGLHLDTSMAQRGRSDMNLKGSRSKKKKMVDNSNWRPWSELPVGLLDQITKSLGAVGHLMFGCVCRRWRLYAVAHRQEFMISQPPLVVFLSDHAQRACYFYDIFDQRLYKATLPNLVGKSISGLTCGYMIMKDKKERKDSPIWLLNPFTRHELRFPCPPKPYSAIILASLGTPSQEFIIVAINQFIQFCRSTDVSWTVHDLNDTFFSSSTDCSGQRWFEDGVVFKGKIYVLTNLGEIGVLNLNSHPYVTLLEVKRIGDWSSRMKLLAFDDKLLMIHRFDSFLWTFEVYELNFAKMKWVKMQNLKDEALFLSLKTSGYSNVTKWSGSQQPMNCIYNLLVVKYEYTLQFLDGNFSNFPKSFPLLKEECDTCFALELEVPRCRISLPGANFNTLSWYFPNLSCNVDALSDNYLTS, via the exons ATGGATCGCTCTCTTTTTCGCAATTTGCTTTTTGATGACTCAGATGAGGATGAGATAATAAGGCAAATTCTTAAGGATTCAACATCACCATGTAAACGTCGTTGGTATATCGAACGTGATTGTTTGGCAAGCCATAAAAGACTTTATTTCGAACGTGGATTGCATCTAGATACAA GCATGGCGCAGCGAGGGCGCAGTGACATGAATCTCAAGGGTTCTAgaagtaagaagaaaaaaatggttgACAATAGTAATTGGAGGCCATGGTCAGAGCTCCCTGTGGGTTTGCTTGATCAGATAACGAAGTCACTAGGTGCTGTAGGCCATCTAATGTTTGGCTGCGTCTGCAGAAGATGGAGGTTGTATGCTGTAGCACACAGGCAAGAGTTTATGATATCCCAACCTCCACTCGTTGTCTTCTTATCAGATCACGCTCAGAGAGCTTGTTACTTCTATGACATCTTTGATCAAAGGTTGTACAAGGCAACATTGCCTAACCTTGTTGGCAAATCAATTTCTGGGTTAACTTGTGGGTACATGATCatgaaagataagaaagaaaggaaagattCTCCAATTTGGCTTCTGAATCCTTTTACAAGACATGAACTCCGTTTTCCTTGCCCTCCTAAGCCTTATTCTGCTATCATCCTTGCATCTTTAGGTACACCTTCCCAGGAGTTCATTATTGTAGCTATTAACcaatttatacaattttgtaGATCCACAGATGTCAGTTGGACTGTCCATGATTTGAATGACACTTTTTTTAGCAGTTCTACAGACTGTTCTGGGCAACGATGGTTTGAAGATGGAGTTGTGTTCAAGGGTAAGATATACGTTTTAACTAATCTTGGTGAAATTGGGGTACTAAACCTGAATTCTCATCCTTATGTGACCCTGCTGGAAGTAAAACGCATTGGAGATTGGAGTTCTAGAATGAAGTTGCTTGCTTTTGATGACAAGCTCTTAATGATTCATAGATTTGACTCATTTCTGTGGACATTTGAAGTTTATGAGCTAAATTTTGCGAAGATGAAATGGGTGAAGATGCAAAACTTGAAAGATGAAGCTTTGTTTCTAAGTCTTAAGACCTCAGGATATAGCAACGTAACCAAATGGAGTGGTAGCCAACAACCTATGAATTGCATTTACAATCTTTTAGTGGTAAAATACGAATACACCTTACAATTCTTGGATGGTAATTTCTCAAACTTTCCCAAATCTTTCCCCCTCCTGAAAGAAGAATGTGATACTTGCTTTGCATTAGAGTTAGAAGTTCCAAGGTGCAGAATATCTCTCCCAGGTGCTAACTTTAATACTTTATCCTGGTATTTTCCAAATCTGTCTTGCAACGTGGACGCTCTCTCTGATAACTACTTAACTAGTTAA
- the LOC115978317 gene encoding F-box/kelch-repeat protein At3g06240-like codes for MASANLPESLVEDILSRLPVKSLKRFTCVNKSWSTLFQNPGFIAKHHRHFSQKNPTLLVSHRELITKNTVLSSHPVSNDNGSLDLNLETPFFNDDMQELNILGACINGVICLYDRPFLISNQHPNDDLYRIALWNPAIREFKVLPTRHVHCPSHVDYTYEGFGFGYDHKSNDYKVVRIVSFWDDSIVGPDRPPLVEVYTLSTDSWRQIDTVLDASILSDPCKSEIYLNGAYHWLAYRSEQPWPHGDTELIISFDMSNEVFQIIRMPELEDVSGMILKNFSVLNDCLALIFYSAEETVTAKNFDIWMMYEYGVKESWIKQFVVGPLVGIERPLGFAKNGELLLVGNNGRVVLYNFGSGETKNLEVGGLPDSFHALQTIAYVESIVSITSRIVFQN; via the coding sequence ATGGCGAGCGCAAATCTACCAGAAAGCTTGGTGGAAGACATCCTGTCAAGGCTTCCCGTGAAATCTCTGAAGCGATTCACGTGTGTAAACAAGTCATGGTCTACTCTTTTCCAAAACCCAGGTTTCATTGCCAAACACCACCgtcatttttctcaaaaaaaccCAACTCTTCTTGTCAGTCATCGAGAACTTATCACCAAAAACACTGTCTTGTCTTCGCACCCTGTTTCTAATGATAATGGCAGTCTTGATCTCAATCTGGAAACCCCTTTTTTCAATGATGACATGCAGGAACTGAACATATTGGGTGCCTGCATCAACGGGGTAATTTGCCTCTACGATCGTCCCTTTCTGATTTCTAATCAACATCCCAATGATGATCTCTACCGCATAGCCTTATGGAATCCAGCAATCAGAGAATTCAAGGTCCTTCCCACACGTCATGTTCATTGTCCATCTCACGTGGACTACACATATGAAGGTTTTGGATTTGGTTATGATCACAAATCTAACGACTACAAGGTGGTTAGAATCGTCTCGTTTTGGGATGATTCAATTGTAGGACCAGACCGTCCTCCTCTAGTTGAGGTTTACACACTAAGTACTGATTCTTGGAGGCAGATTGACACCGTTTTAGATGCTTCAATCTTAAGTGATCCTTGTAAATCTGAAATATACTTGAATGGAGCTTATCATTGGTTGGCTTATCGCAGCGAGCAACCTTGGCCACACGGTGATACTGAGCTTATTATATCCTTTGACATGAGCAACGAGGTTTTTCAAATAATAAGGATGCCAGAGTTGGAAGATGTTTCTGGCATGATTCTGAAAAATTTTTCTGTGTTAAATGATTGTcttgctttgattttttatagtgcagAAGAGACTGTGACGGCGAAAAACTTTGATATATGGATGATGTATGAATATGGGGTCAAGGAGTCTTGGATCAAACAATTTGTAGTAGGACCATTAGTTGGAATTGAGAGGCCATTAGGATTTGCCAAGAATGGTGAGCTTCTTTTGGTGGGTAACAATGGACGGGTAGTTTTGTATAACTTTGGTTCTGGAGAAACTAAGAATCTTGAAGTTGGAGGGCTTCCAGACTCGTTTCATGCATTGCAGACTATAGCTTATGTGGAGAGTATAGTTTCAATCACAAGTAGAATTGTGTTTCAGAATTAG